Proteins co-encoded in one Gadus morhua chromosome 6, gadMor3.0, whole genome shotgun sequence genomic window:
- the ankle2 gene encoding ankyrin repeat and LEM domain-containing protein 2: METVLSRLRGLSEDELRQELARADLKFGPITATTRAIFERKLAKVLARPESGATETDGPSGAGASGGPGADRSDPVTCAVAVEADFGYGSGLNPPEEEEIPAPSRTGSSSSEDGPSQPRTETPSKASQVSPTFFYGVCPLWEDVLARNERPHVYTDKKDALQVVKMIKGARFKAFPSREDAEKFAKGMCDYFPSPSKSTSCGPVMAKDNTEVDAINRERANSFKSPRTQDLTAKLRKSVEKGDESTFNDLIWSNPRYLIGSGDNPTIVQEGCRYNVMHVAAKENQAGMAQLLLDTLEDPKFMRLMYPDDQEHMLQRRIRYIVDLYLNTPDKGGYETPLHFACKFGCPDVVNVLCSHPDVDKNRKNKYDQKPCEVICDRKNKTQEVKQKILDYLEDRCYVPLMRATDNSSQPIIGAPWSPEPSESFSNALSPRHARSPMDPLMSVKAFAGPLSPSKADEFRRAWKTPPRDRAEQVHHILKSDPDRGVERVGRNLAHEFGHAWAEYWDFLDCFVDLASQEGLRKFEDYLSRKDFRQRAHEEAGENETRNRFRTPSPGKPKKFCNSISVGAFLDEGDDLSREEMKNRQNAALTSISSAAGARDRRGADLIETAAEVDLLCGGEGLLLSPGGAAACGIELCASPLASGGGGRDGTPNGDTASCSRLSPSSSAMLLLSPVSDLTLEFEHMSLGGSAGGGGVRERRSSGGGRHRELRDSYSSSSPPPAPLAAAQLSCGLGRLSLGRAEDEGQPAGGKRCSGGSSSSEEFLEAQENLDGPLGQRTRGADSGRTLCARSKSWDHGGRDLSSSGSSGSYKSFNSSNEFLSRTPPPPRIRKSLFIEGDVPTKLDSEVLLAIEAIDVSPQQFPGIHKWKSTMQSYSKSDMQSWPSPAVVKHRPRMPPHTPSSPASGMGPPAGRFSPARLGPSTPDFSPGRYSPAHASSLHRIRLKHFNPL, translated from the exons ATGGAGACGGTTCTGAGCAGGCTGAGGGGACTGAGTGAGGACGAGCTGCGGCAGGAGTTGGCCAGAGCGGACCTCAAGTTCGGCCCCATCACAGCCACAACCCGGGCCATCTTTGAGAGAAAGCTGGCCAAGGTCCTCGCCAGGCCTGAGAGCGGTGCCACCGAAACGGACGGCCCCTCTGGCGCCGGCGCCTCGGGGGGTCCCGGCGCCGACCGAAGCGACCCCGTAACGTGTGCCGTGGCGGTGGAGGCCGACTTCGGCTACGGCTCGGGGCTCAACccccccgaggaggaggagatcccGGCGCCTTCGCGGACCGGCTCCAGCAGCTCGGAGGATGGCCCCTCTCAGCCGAGGACGGAGACCCCCTCCAAGGCATCGCAGGTGTCGCCCACCTTCTTTTACGGGGTGTGTCCGCTGTGGGAGGACGTTTTGGCCAGAAACG AGAGACCCCACGTGTACACGGACAAGAAGGACGCCCTTCAGGTTGTGAAGATGATTAAGGGCGCTCGCTTCAAAGCCTTTCCATCACGTGAGGACGCAGAGAAGTTCGCCAAGGGGATGTGTGACTACTTCCCTTCCCCCAGCAAATCCACTTCCTGTGGCCCGGTCATGGCCAAAG ATAACACAGAGGTGGACGCCATCAACCGGGAGCGAGCCAACAGCTTCAAGAGCCCCCGCACTCAGGACCTCACGGCCAAGCTGCGGAAGTCAGTGGAGAAAGGCGACGAGAGCACCTTTAACGACCTCATCTGGAGTAATCCCCGGTATCTGATAGGTTCAGGGGATAACCCCACCATAGTACAG GAGGGCTGCAGGTACAACGTGATGCATGTGGCAGCCAAGGAGAACCAGGCGGGCATGgcccagctgctgctggacaCCCTGGAGGACCCCAAGTTCATGCGCCTCATGTACCCCGACGACCAGGAGCACATGCTGCAGAGACGCATCCGCTACATAGTGGACCTTTACCTCAACACCCCAGACAAGGGA GGCTATGAGACGCCGCTCCACTTTGCCTGTAAGTTTGGGTGTCCGGACGTGGTCAACGTTCTGTGCTCCCATCCGGACGTCGACAAGAACCGCAAGAACAAGTACGACCAAAAACCATGTGAA GTGATATgtgatagaaaaaataaaacccaaGAAGTGAAGCAGAAGATCCTGGACTACTTGGAAG ACCGCTGCTACGTCCCCTTAATGAGGGCGACGGACAACTCCTCCCAGCCCATCATCGGTGCCCCCTGGTCACCCGAGCCCTCGGAGAGCTTCTCCAACGCGCTGTCCCCACGCCACGCTCGGAGTCCCATGGATCCCCTGATGTCCGTCAAAGCCTTCGCCGGCCCCCTGAGCCCCTCCAAA GCGGACGAGTTCCGGCGGGCGTGGAAGACGCCACCCAGGGACAGAGCGGAGCAAGTTCACCACATCCTCAAGTCTGACCCTGACCGCGGCGTGGAGAGGGTGGGCAG GAACCTGGCTCATGAGTTCGGCCACGCCTGGGCAGAGTACTGGGACTTCCTGGACTGCTTCGTGGACCTGGCCTCACAGGAAGGCCTGCGGAAGTTTGAGGACTACCTCAGCAGGAAGGACTTCAGGCAGCGGGCGCACGAAGAGGCCGGGGAGAACGAGACCAGGAACCGCTTCAGGACGCCGTCCCCAG GGAAGCCCAAGAAGTTCTGCAACTCCATCTCCGTGGGCGCCTTCCTGGACGAGGGCGACGACCTCAGCCGCGAGGAGATGAAGAACCGGCAGAACGCGGCGCTCACCAGCATCAGCTCGGCGGCCGGCGCCCGGGACCGCCGCGGCGCCGACCTCATCGAGACGGCGGCCGAGGTGGACCTGCTGTGCGGCGGCGAGGGCCTGCTGCTGTCCCCCGGCGGCGCGGCGGCGTGCGGCATCGAGCTCTGCGCGTCCCCCCTGGCgtccggcggcggcgggcgggaCGGGACTCCCAACGGGGACACGGCGTCCTGCTCCCGCCTCTCGCCGTCGTCCTCCGCCATGCTGCTGCTGTCGCCCGTCTCCGACCTCACGCTGGAGTTCGAGCACATGTCCCTGGGGGGCTCCGCCGGCGGGGGTGGGGTCCGGGAGCGGAGGAGCAGCGGAGGCGGCCGGCACAGGGAGCTGCGGgactcctactcctcctccagcccgcccccggcccccctcgcCGCGGCCCAGCTGAGCTGCGGGCTGGGCCGTCTCTCGCTGGGCCGCGCCGAGGACGAGGGGCAGCCGGCCGGGGGGAAGAGGtgcagcggcggcagcagcagctcggAGGAGTTCCTGGAGGCCCAAGAGAACCTGGACGGCCCGCTGGGCCAGAGGACTAGGGGGGCGGACTCGGGGCGCACCCTCTGCGCCCGCTCCAAGTCGTGGGACCACGGCGGGCGGGACCTGAGCAGCTCGGGCTCGTCGGGGTCCTACAAGTCCTTCAACAGCTCCAACGAGTTCCTGAGCAGGACGCCTCCTCCCCCACGCATCAGGAAGAGCCTCTTCATTGAAGG GGATGTTCCCACCAAGCTGGACAGCGAGGTCCTGTTAGCAATAGAAGCCATAGATGTCAGCCCCCAGCAGTTCCCCGGCATTCACAAGTGGAAGAGCACAATGCAGAGCTACTCCAAATCAGACATGCAAAG CTGGCCCAGCCCTGCGGTGGTGAAACACCGACCCAGGATGCCACCGCACACCCCCAGCTCCCCCGCCAGCGGCATGGGGCCCCCCGCCGGCCGCTTCAGCCCGGCCCGGCTCGGCCCCTCCACGCCAGACTTCAGCCCTGGCCGCTACAGCCCGGCCCACGCCAGCTCGTTGCACCGCATCCGCCTCAAACACTTCAACCCCCTCTAG
- the pgam5 gene encoding serine/threonine-protein phosphatase PGAM5, mitochondrial isoform X2: MSYRRTLQLICGVAGGSSAVVLAVAVAESRGCFGEQGREKSSVWSRFGVLQAAQPTWTTANHTPAPSGPAWEFNWDKRDPSAFTNGKKKEKATEDLTSEPDNGKPKATRNILLIRHSQYNLSGNGDKERILTPLGREQAEFTGQRLAALGLKYDTLVHSSMSRATETANIISKHLEGVELVSCDLLREGAPIEPVPPVTHWKPDAVYHEDGARIEAAFRRYIHRADAKQKEDSYEIIVCHANVIRYFVCRALQFPPEGWLRMGLNNGSITWLTIRPSGRVALRTLGDSGFMPVDKLTRT, translated from the exons ATGTCGTACAGGAGGACTCTACAACTTATATGCGGGGTCGCTGGAGGCTCTTCTGCCGTGGTGTTAGCGGTGGCCGTGGCCGAGTCCCGCGGGTGTTttggagagcaagggagagagaagtcGAGTGTGTGGAGCCGGTTTGGTGTCCTCCAAGCAGCACAGCCGACATGGACAACTGCAaaccacacaccggcgccgtcCGGACCCGCTTGGGAATTTAACTGGGATAA GAGGGACCCGTCGGCGTTCACCAACGGGAAAAAGAAGGAGAAAGCAACAGAAGACCTCACCTCTGAGCCGGACAACGGGAAACCTAAAGCCACACGCAATATCCTCCTCATCAGACACTCCCAGTACAACCTGAGTGGAAACGGCGACAAAGAAAGAATCCTCACGCCATTAG GCAGGGAACAGGCCGAGTTCACAGGCCAGCGGTTGGCTGCTTTAGGCCTGAAGTATGACACCCTAGTGCACTCCTCCATGTCCAGGGCCACGGAGACGGCGAACATAATCAGCAAACACCTTGAAG GAGTGGAGCTGGTCAGCTGTGACTTGCTGAGAGAGGGAGCTCCCATTGAACCCGTCCCCCCGGTCACACACTGGAAGCCAGACGCTGTG TACCACGAGGACGGGGCTCGCATCGAAGCCGCCTTCCGCCGCTACATCCACCGGGCCGATGCCAAACAGAAGGAGGACAGCTACGAGATCATCGTGTGCCACGCCAACGTCATCCGCTACTTTGTGTGCAG GGCTCTGCAGTTTCCTCCAGAGGGATGGCTGCGGATGGGCCTCAACAACGGCAGCATCACCTGGCTCACCATCCGCCCGAGCGGCCGTGTGGCTCTCCGAACCCTTGGAGACTCGGGCTTCATGCCCGTGGACAAACTCACCCGGACCTGA
- the pgam5 gene encoding serine/threonine-protein phosphatase PGAM5, mitochondrial isoform X1 gives MSYRRTLQLICGVAGGSSAVVLAVAVAESRGCFGEQGREKSSVWSRFGVLQAAQPTWTTANHTPAPSGPAWEFNWDKRDPSAFTNGKKKEKATEDLTSEPDNGKPKATRNILLIRHSQYNLSGNGDKERILTPLGREQAEFTGQRLAALGLKYDTLVHSSMSRATETANIISKHLEGVELVSCDLLREGAPIEPVPPVTHWKPDAVQYHEDGARIEAAFRRYIHRADAKQKEDSYEIIVCHANVIRYFVCRALQFPPEGWLRMGLNNGSITWLTIRPSGRVALRTLGDSGFMPVDKLTRT, from the exons ATGTCGTACAGGAGGACTCTACAACTTATATGCGGGGTCGCTGGAGGCTCTTCTGCCGTGGTGTTAGCGGTGGCCGTGGCCGAGTCCCGCGGGTGTTttggagagcaagggagagagaagtcGAGTGTGTGGAGCCGGTTTGGTGTCCTCCAAGCAGCACAGCCGACATGGACAACTGCAaaccacacaccggcgccgtcCGGACCCGCTTGGGAATTTAACTGGGATAA GAGGGACCCGTCGGCGTTCACCAACGGGAAAAAGAAGGAGAAAGCAACAGAAGACCTCACCTCTGAGCCGGACAACGGGAAACCTAAAGCCACACGCAATATCCTCCTCATCAGACACTCCCAGTACAACCTGAGTGGAAACGGCGACAAAGAAAGAATCCTCACGCCATTAG GCAGGGAACAGGCCGAGTTCACAGGCCAGCGGTTGGCTGCTTTAGGCCTGAAGTATGACACCCTAGTGCACTCCTCCATGTCCAGGGCCACGGAGACGGCGAACATAATCAGCAAACACCTTGAAG GAGTGGAGCTGGTCAGCTGTGACTTGCTGAGAGAGGGAGCTCCCATTGAACCCGTCCCCCCGGTCACACACTGGAAGCCAGACGCTGTG CAGTACCACGAGGACGGGGCTCGCATCGAAGCCGCCTTCCGCCGCTACATCCACCGGGCCGATGCCAAACAGAAGGAGGACAGCTACGAGATCATCGTGTGCCACGCCAACGTCATCCGCTACTTTGTGTGCAG GGCTCTGCAGTTTCCTCCAGAGGGATGGCTGCGGATGGGCCTCAACAACGGCAGCATCACCTGGCTCACCATCCGCCCGAGCGGCCGTGTGGCTCTCCGAACCCTTGGAGACTCGGGCTTCATGCCCGTGGACAAACTCACCCGGACCTGA